The genomic stretch tgaaacaaaaacattcagGAAATTTACACtggtttacatttatttaaaaaaatatttaaacacttgTGTATTTCACCTGTGGATTATTAACTACAAATCAAATAAGGCTCATCACTTTGAAGCGGTTCACAAGTACAAAACAGCCTCCTCCTGACATCTTCACATCCTCCTCTTCTGTGTGCTTATGTACAATACTGTGAAAAGGAGAAAGCGGCACACATAAGAGGCCCTGGTAAATAATGTACAGaagcctttttatttaaaacatcttaTTTCCATGGCTTGTAAAACAATAGTGTAATGAATCCCACTCAGCATGAACAAAGTCAGGAAACTTCTAAGTTCAGTTTTCAAGAAATGCTATCAAAAGTACATATTATTTATTACTTCAGTTCAGTATTCATTATATTCATAGCCAAACTACACTCTGGCAGATGCAGGCTGAACAGAGGGAGAATAAAGCCAGCTACCCTGCAGCATTACTGAGGGGAGCATAACAGAGTTTCTAAGCAGCAGAATTACAGGTGTCAGACACTAGCGCTATGATCTTTCAACAAAAGCTAGAAATTGCAAGCACTTAAGGCAAAGCTAACCATTACCTATGAAGCAGCAGCCATCTTCCACCTGCTTGGCTGGTGGTATCCCCAGAGCAGATCCACGCACAGCATGAAACTGCATTGTACTCCTAAACCTGGGATGTCTTAAGTTCTCTGCTCAGCCTGTTCTTCAGCCTCCTACCTCACATCCATTTGTTTTAACTTTTATAAGATTCTTATTTCCACATTGATTCTCCAGCTGTAATGTCACTGTGCTCCTTAGCATAATAATCCAAATCCCTTGCAAAAACCATTTGGCCTCATTCAAGGATTATTCCTCCTCCCAAAACACTCTTTCACACTGGTGCCACATTCTCTTTGTCTCTTTTTGTAACATGGGATTCagatcttctttctttttattccctccCCTGTTACtgtccttcattttcttctcaaggAACTTGGTCAAACTCTTGCTTTGTTTACCTTCTCTACAAGTCTTTTCATATCAGACTTGTGAACCTTTCCTATTTTTAGATACTCTTCTCCCTGGCATGTCCTGCTGTTACAGCCTAACTGATACCACAAAGTCATTTCAGGAGCCTGGGATTGTCCTTGAAGTGCACTAAAATCCACCTACTGCACTGGGATATTCAAAGGCTCAACAGTAAAGTACATGCGATTTTCTTGACTGGTGGTAAAATCTTCACTTATAAAGTTGAAAATAGCCTCCAGTACTAATGAACAGCATTCATTCAGGTCTGGACAGCTGCATCACAAGAAAATATTATAGTGCCATCAATACCTGTACTGTATCATAAATTTATGCAGTAGTTTGCCTGGCAAAACACAGAAACTTCTATGGAGCAGAGGCCATCTAAGCAGGCAGTAAGTGCAAAAGAGTAAACCTGTCAAATGACAGGGAATAAGCTCTCGGGAAGGCTAGAGAAGGGCATGCTTCTCTAAATGAACTTCAAGTTCAGAGGCAAAAAGGGCCACAGGaatgcagaaaagcacagaCACTGACAAAATGAAACTGTAAAATCAAATACGTTAAGATTTGCAAGAAAGCCTAAAACTAATGTTCTTACAGGCAGCTTGCTTAcacctcagccactcctcaaaTTCAGAAATAAGTATCAAAACACCATCTTCTAATGAGCAATATCATAAGGAGGAGTTACCGTTATTTCCTCGGATAAATGCATCCCCATACTTGTTCTTTAATTGGCCATTTACATATTCTTCGGTCTGTTCCAGAGCTATATTCATATACCCATCCAGGCAAGCCAGGACACCTGAAGACAACAACAGTTTAAAAGTGAATCAGcctaaagttattttaaaataagcgAAAAGGCACTGTGTTTGaatagtgttttaaaaaaatgtatcttcatTACAAACTAAAAGCCCAAGCTTGGCCAGATGGGTCAGTACATCAGAGTATTCTTCAAAGAATTAAGTTGGGAGGAAGGAAACCCAGGCACTCTAGTAACAACTTCAACAGTTGGTGTTAAGGGTGTGTGGGGGAAATAAGTAAGGCAGGCATGACTTTTAAGGTGGAAATTGTCAATCTTTTCAAAGTTTAAGTTGTCCCTTCTCACTTGTGTTTTAAGTTGCACACCTGAAAAGAACCTGTGACATTAAGTGTAACTGGATAAGCTAAGGATAAGTCTACATAAATTAAGTTTTCACCAAAACTTGTGAAGGATATAGCTGAAAAACAACCCTTTTAATACAGGACACCATACACACTTTTTCATATTTATCTTCAGCTCACAGATCTAGAAGAACATTGGCTACAAGACTCTGTTTTGATATAAACAAAATTCTATATCAGGCAAAAGGTTTCCAGATGACACTGAAATCttcccacaaaaataaaattacgcTGTTTAGTCAATgcaactcaagaaaaaaaatctgatgttcGTAGtattaaatgttctttttatcAAGAATGCATATGAGTAGCACTGATTTTAGACAAGTATGTATGTTCTCACTTCTCATAGCCCCTGTTGAAGGCTGTACATAGTACCTCCCATGTGCTGGCAGCATGATGGCATTTCTTCATTCAAAATCACTCCTCAGCTTTCACACTCACCTTTAAGATCTATCATGGCCATCTATAGATTTTACTTGCCTGATCAACACACAGACTATTCATGTGAGGAATGGAATGTGGGGATTAACAGATGTACAAATTGCTCAGAGAAAGCAATCTGATTTGTTAACCGTGCACATAAAACAACCTATAAAAAGCTGTATTAATTATCTCCATCTTGCACATGTGTTTTCTTGACCTCATCCTTGCACACACAGACAACactactaaaatatttttttttctctgtttgaaaAACACTTGTTTACCTGGCATTAAAACTCAAAATACAGTGTCTTGGCTGTacttggggaggggaagaatcCTCCTCTAGGACACATTCTCgattttcagaagtgttacTGTAATATCTTCCATTAAGTAATTAGGAATTCAAGTTCTCCTGCCAACTTGTAATGGTTTGaggattattattttcctttatggttttctttcctctgtttccaCACAAATAGGAAAAACTGACATCTCACAGTGTTACTAAATGCACCAAAAAACTCAAaccaagcagaagtcagaactCTCTTTCATTACAGTAGTCCCAAACACTCCAtgtaacaacagaaaacaaaaaaaagtccaacATTAAAATTGGACTGCATGGATTTTCTTAAGCTACCACTCAGTAGGCCATAAATGCAGAATTTTCAAACTCTCTTGTTTCTAGAGTGCATTCAGAGTTGTTtcattctcttcctccttttctttgtttactcTCAGGCCACTGATGTCATTATACATTGTCACTGCCCATCCTGGATAGTACTTTATCTGTTTTCTCTATATGTAGAGACCTTTTAATATACGTATCCATCTCTACACATAGAAACCATACATATTATCAGTTATTACTTTCCCAGGGCTTCTTCCCTCAGATGTGCGCAGCACTTGGTAGCGAATCAAGACGTTTTACGGTTACACATCAACACTTGTATTAGGCCACATTTGCACGTATGGTGGCTCAGAGTGCGGAGGTACAGACATAAAATTAGCAACACAGCCTAGAGAAAGAATCTAGATAGATCTGCAACAAAACCCTGAGATGCCAGGCTTCTTAATGTTTGGCTTTCACAAATATTCGtcaaatttctgcagaaaacaaactgagcacatatttttcaaacaagAACAGTATACAGGTTTTTAACCACAGGATCACATCaagtgggaaggaaggagagcagagggaataaggaagggtgggggcaaAAATCCAGTAACAAATAAGGGTCTCCAATGGAATTGTTGTTCAATTCCTGGTAGGTCGACTGTAGGCATGTTAAACTAGTCTTGTTGAGAGGAAAGCTGAGTAATTAATCTGCAGCAGTTACAAATGGATCTTACCAAGCAGAAGGTACAATGttctcaaagaaaacagaaagtgcACCCAAAAACCAAATCTGGTTTGGCCCTACCTTGTGTGTACCTTTAGGTAAATGACTTGCTCTAATTGAATTTAATGAGCTGTTGCTACATTCTCCTGCAAGAAAGAATTTACAGAGGCCAAAGACCGTGAAGCTTTTAAGCCACCAACCTCACCTGAAATGCTCAATGTGGTTCTCAAAGAAACAACAGATTGCAAATTTCATCAGCTGAGAGACACTGAAGAGGAACAGGAAGTGATAAGAAGGCACTGCTTACTCTGTCAGCGAACAATAACAATTTTAAACTGTCATAACACAAAGATTCCTTGTCACAGCACAAACAACTCTCCTCTCATAAGTGCCAGGCTGAGCCAATTGAATTAAACCCATCTGGAGCAGTGATCTGTAGCAGGACCATAATGTTTAAATCATTCCAGAATAAAACGTCTAAATTGTGCACAATAGGAGATACATGACAGTTTGGACACTACTAAAAAAACTGGACAGACCAGTGGTACTATCCTAATGGGAGTTGGACCAGGACATTTTACTTTACAGAGAGTTTAatttaaccatttaaaaaaaccctataatCCTACATACAGTGCAAGTAGGTATACAGATAGGCTGAAGAGTTCTGGAATAAAACTGCTGGACCCTATTAAAATGAACAGGGTATACAGCAGCAAAAGCCACACTAAGCTTTCTCCTGTGTCTCCGTGTGTCTTGATCCAACACATGTCTAGGCAGCTGTTTAACCAAGTAAGGAAACAACTCTTTCATCCCTCGTGTAAGAGAAGGTTTATGACGATGGCACAGTTTACTGTCTGAAGCTTTTCTGGACCAAGGTCTATACTAGGAACTGGAgaacaggaagggaaagaaaagggtaGATCCAACAAGGGTTACTATCAGAGCACTGAAAAGGGAACTGCCTGGCCATTTCAGGAATTGCAATTCCAGCCGATCTTTACAAATATCGGTTTAAAAACCCAGGATCATCCCAAGCCTCCAGTCTAACCATCTGTGACTAAGGACGCTAATGATTTAGGTAAGTAGTTTTAATCTCTAAATCCACTGTTAACCACTTCTTCATCAGTTTTTCCAGAGttgattttctatttttaatatcacCATTCTGAGATCCATATTCACATACTCCAAGATTCTGGATcacactgctttgcttttcaagaGCAATGCATCTGTTCCAGCCTCCCCAAACAATGACTTTAGTCAGTGTGAGAGACAGATGGAGAACTTACCTCGATAATCAACTCCAGAGTTTAATTTTACAACAACTGGCCTTCCAATGATTTGTTTTAGAAAGTCACTAGGGGTTTGCTTCCGCAGACTCATCTTTATCTTCTCTGTTAAGCTGGGAAGAGAAGTGAGAGAAAACATTTGGATAAGCAACAAGCTCACATGTGGTCTTTAAACACTCAGCAGAGACAGGCAGTCCCCTGATGCTTAATACTTTCAGTAGGAGAAAATATCAGAGGacataaaagcaaaaccttACGGGTGGAGTTGGAGAGACAGAGATGCTAAAACCATAGCATTAAACTTTCCCTTTGGCATTTTTATAACTGGTGAAAGTATTAATAAGAATCCTTGTTTGCCACGCTGTGCGCCTTGTAAACTTCCAATGGAGCCAAaggccttttcttctctgtaacaCCTTTTACTAAATTGGTTTTACTAAAATTAGAGAGCTAAGTCATAGTAAGTGGTTCATATCTTTAGGGGGTGGAGGGAAAAGCCAGTACATGCTCTATAGACAGGATTCTGTGCTAGAGCAGccagaaaaggattttttgaTCTCAGCTTGCAAATATGAGCAAAGAATAAATTTGAAAGTCTAACTTAACTGATTCATTTGAAGGCATCCCAAGTTTAGAGTTAAGGCTTGTGATTAAGTTGTACAGAGACTAGAAAAGAGGCTGAGATTTTAAAACCCATGGTGTGGCAcgcacacacacccacccaGTCTGGTACGAGACCTCCCCCCTCAGTCAGCACTGCCTAACTTCTGCTTTTATGTTACTTTGCCTAAGTAACAgttgttctgcattttaaatcaaTGGCAGAAAACAGTGCTAATGCTGACACCTGCTAGAGCATCAACTCTTTATTGCTTGCTTTCTGCGGCAAACTGCAATAAGCTACCGGAGCCGCGCGAGGACCGTCACCGGCTTTCCTACCGACAGGCAGCGCCGCCCGCGACGCTGGCAGCGCAGGGCTGGGCAGCGCGGCACTTCACAGCCGAAGCCTTCCGGGAACACGAGCAGGTTTTGAGGCGCGGGCGCTGCCCCACCACCGCCGCGGGCAGCCCACCCGCCCTCCCCCTGGGCAGCACGCCCCGGTTTCAGGGGCCGCCGCAAAAGCTGCCGGTTCAAAACCGGCCCAAACGCCGCGAAATGTGCTTTGACTAAAGTGCCTGACAGAAACGCGGCCCCAGTGCGAAGCTTTACCGTCGCttgcttaacaaaaaaaaaaaaacagaaaagaagcagaagagcaaCGGCTGCAACGGACACGGGTAacggccgccgccgcgcctGTCGCGCGCGGCGGCGGGGTACGCGCGCCATACAGGAGCAGCCCGCAACCCCCTCCCGTCCCCTCACCGCTAGGGGCCTGGGCCTGGGCCGGGACCGCCCCGCACTCACTCACCCCGCGCCGCCGCCTGCTCGCCCCTTCCCGGCGCCCGCCGCGCTCGCGCCCAATCGCCACCGCCCCGCTacggcgcggcggcggggacaAACTGCGCCGGGCGCGAGAAcgcgcggggcggggtggggccCGGCCTGTGGGCGTGCCGCTACCCCGCCACAGTCTCCTCCTCCAGGGACTGCGAGCAGGGGGCTCCTCCCTCAGCCTGCGCGGGCCCGCGGGGCGAGGTCACGCAGCTCCCACCCGAGCCCGTGATTTCGGGCGGGCGCTTGCCCGCGCGGGgcgccggggcggcgggaggccgcgagccccggctggggcaGCACCGCCGCGGTTCCTCGTGCGACTCCCCAAAACCTGTCGGGGAAACCTGTGCTGCGAGGGGTTCACCCGTGGGACCCACGGGCTCTGCGTGAGCTAAACTCTGATTTCGTCACGGAGATGCATGTTTTTATGGCTTGCTTACGCTGACACCCAAAATAGCATCTCGTCGGCTTCTTATGGAAAAATGATATGGTCCAGTGTATAATTATGTTCTGCTATAACGAGATCCTGTGAATTCTAAAATTATCTTGCCTTACACGGGCCTTATTGGAGAAATAAGTGAGCGTCTCGCAGCCGCCGGTGTAGGTGTCCCTACCAGCACTCGATAGGAAAGTGTCGCTCAGCTCATTTTACAGATCAATTAGTGAACATAGAAgctaagagatttttttcaaatgtcacCTGGAAAGAACGTGGTGCAATGAGAAGCTGGACTTCTGTCTTTTACTTCTCCCCACCCTCTCGCCCATCTTTTCCCCTTTCGCCCAGCTAATACCTAATGTctggaaaatactttctttttttacgGGACTTAGAACCGTGACAGGAATTAATCAGCTGTGAAAGCTTCTggactggatttttttattcttctattATTGATTTAGTATCTTGGTGAAACTCTTAACTCTCCTGATATGAAGAAAACATACTATAGCTTTTCAGAACACGGATTTGCATTCTCTATTCCTTCCAGAGTTCTTTATCTTCCCTTTTTGAACACGTAccctgtaacattttttttcttccccaaagcttAGGCTAAAAGGCTTTAAGAGGCGAGGTCTGTAAACCCAACCTAGTTCACCCGACTGTCCCAGACTTCAAGCACAGGCATGGCCAGGAAAGTTGGGCCACGTTGTGCCCATGTTTCCAGGCAACCATAATGTTAATCAGGAGCATCCGACTGTGCTTGATTATACCTAGTACTTGAAGCAGAAAAGGAATGTAAAATAGTTACTCTGGGTAGCAGGCTTGCAAAGTTTTATTTGGCCACCTGGCTTCAGTGCGTAATATTTTGATACAGGAGTattctggtttttgttgttattggGCTCCATGATAGACACTGggcagacagattt from Phalacrocorax aristotelis chromosome 4, bGulAri2.1, whole genome shotgun sequence encodes the following:
- the LSM6 gene encoding U6 snRNA-associated Sm-like protein LSm6; this translates as MSLRKQTPSDFLKQIIGRPVVVKLNSGVDYRGVLACLDGYMNIALEQTEEYVNGQLKNKYGDAFIRGNNVLYISTQKRRM